In a single window of the Bacteroidales bacterium genome:
- a CDS encoding TDP-N-acetylfucosamine:lipid II N-acetylfucosaminyltransferase — protein MILHLFTQVSEYSLEFIRLLADEFDPSEHLVVFRNRANAEKVNQTGIDVRFIESRQELISQLPLLLEKSSKIIFHSFPVSRSLLFWYRHRKYMQKAAWFVWGHDAYWFRYCKKTLSNRLYEVIRAILIRKLETIISPISGDYEYVVNHYKTKAPLIKCRYPVPTDFELLKSLRNRSDNETVNIQLGNSANPTNNLEELIQFFGKYEKAANFHFHCLLSYGDMKYAEKIIDLGKSVLGNRFFPETRFMNRTEFANYISTIDVLIMNHQRQQGLGNIISFLYLGKKVYIRSDNSLYSLFKENEITVYDTIELLYSGDTKNLLEVDSDTISENIIKTENFISHDRITLEWQQVFHVN, from the coding sequence ATGATTCTTCATCTATTTACGCAGGTATCCGAATATTCACTTGAATTTATCCGGTTGCTTGCTGATGAATTTGACCCGTCAGAACATCTGGTGGTTTTCAGAAATAGAGCCAATGCTGAAAAAGTAAATCAAACAGGGATTGATGTCCGGTTTATAGAAAGCCGACAGGAACTCATATCACAATTGCCACTGCTTCTTGAAAAAAGCAGTAAGATTATTTTTCATTCATTTCCTGTTTCCCGATCACTTTTATTTTGGTATAGGCATCGAAAGTACATGCAAAAAGCTGCCTGGTTTGTGTGGGGACATGATGCTTATTGGTTCAGGTATTGTAAAAAAACATTGAGCAACAGGCTCTATGAAGTAATCAGAGCCATATTGATCCGGAAGCTGGAAACCATTATTTCACCTATATCAGGTGATTATGAATATGTTGTAAACCACTACAAGACAAAAGCTCCTTTAATAAAATGCAGGTACCCGGTGCCAACCGATTTCGAATTATTAAAATCGCTCAGGAACCGTTCAGATAATGAAACTGTTAACATTCAGCTAGGCAATTCAGCAAATCCAACAAATAACCTTGAAGAATTAATACAATTTTTCGGGAAGTATGAAAAAGCGGCCAATTTTCATTTCCATTGTTTGTTATCCTATGGTGATATGAAGTATGCTGAAAAAATCATTGACTTGGGTAAATCTGTACTAGGAAATCGCTTCTTTCCTGAAACCAGGTTCATGAACCGTACTGAATTTGCAAATTATATTTCAACAATTGATGTGCTGATCATGAATCATCAACGTCAGCAAGGATTGGGAAACATTATTTCATTTTTGTATCTTGGCAAAAAAGTATATATCAGGAGTGATAATTCGTTGTATTCGTTATTTAAGGAAAACGAAATTACAGTTTATGATACTATTGAATTACTATACTCAGGAGATACTAAAAACCTTTTAGAAGTAGATTCAGACACCATTTCAGAAAATATTATAAAAACGGAAAATTTCATATCACACGACAGAATTACTTTGGAATGGCAGCAGGTGTTTCACGTAAATTAA
- a CDS encoding YfhO family protein, with the protein MNKITNKMVIHYGMPVILFFFISVAYFIPDVLEGKKLNQHDIMQFKGMSKEISDYREKYHEEPLWTNSMYGGMPAYLISTKYKGNILKQVHAVFTLFGFRPVSFVFLYLLGAYLALLLIGVNPWLSFAGALAYGFSSYFFQIIQVGHVSKVLALGYMPPIIAGVYVAFRGKHILGSLCAGIFLGLQILMNHIQITYYTFLILLILGIVELVIAIKNKTLAAFLKPFPWLVLCVVLGVGANFSSIYTTYQYGKYSIRGPTELSSEKANRTSGLDKDYATQYSYSPAETFNLMIPNFMGGSSGGELKESSHTYKFLKSNYGNPTARNFIKAVPLYWGDQIQTAGPVYIGAVIVFLFILGLFLVRGPARWWLGIVTVFAIFLAWGDHFKAFNFFMLDYFPGYNKFRTVSMTLTMVEFTMPFMAVLVLREIIFGDIPKKDFMRGLKYSFFGLGGLIVFLILIAGSFNMSTPYDSQRLQGIQGLIDAIEMDRLSILRADAVRSLLLISLAAALVYYTWLKKLKFNMVIVLLSLLILVDLWPVDKRYLNSSNFMTVKEDKNVFKPTTADLVILNDKDPDFRVLNVSLSPLQDATTSYYHKSIGGYHGAKMRRFQELYDNNIQKEILSLYNTLQQKSLTMASIDSTLAGANALNILNTRYIIVNPDAPPLVNKSKLGNAWFVDELRVVANADEEIKSILEINPARQAVVDKRFSNFVEGFKPEKDSSASIKLVEYKPNYLKYSSTSQKEQLAVFSEVFYDKGWQAYIDNKPSPHFRADYLLRAMRIPAGSHIIEFRFHPASYYVGEKISLASSLILILLLIGTAWFEYKKKKTDQ; encoded by the coding sequence ATGAATAAAATTACCAATAAAATGGTCATCCATTACGGGATGCCTGTTATATTATTCTTCTTCATATCTGTTGCTTATTTCATCCCTGATGTCCTCGAAGGAAAAAAACTTAACCAGCATGACATCATGCAGTTCAAAGGTATGTCAAAGGAAATATCGGACTACAGGGAGAAATATCATGAAGAGCCTTTGTGGACTAACAGCATGTACGGCGGAATGCCAGCCTATCTTATATCCACCAAATATAAAGGAAACATCCTGAAACAAGTTCATGCGGTTTTTACTTTGTTCGGTTTCCGTCCCGTAAGTTTTGTTTTTCTTTACCTCCTTGGAGCCTATTTAGCATTACTCCTTATTGGAGTGAATCCCTGGCTGAGTTTCGCCGGAGCCCTGGCGTATGGTTTCTCATCCTATTTCTTCCAGATTATCCAGGTGGGGCATGTTTCAAAAGTTCTTGCCCTTGGATATATGCCTCCCATTATTGCCGGGGTATATGTAGCCTTCAGGGGAAAACATATTCTGGGAAGCCTGTGTGCCGGAATTTTCCTGGGATTGCAGATCCTGATGAATCATATTCAGATCACCTATTATACATTCCTGATCCTCCTTATCCTGGGTATTGTCGAACTGGTAATTGCCATCAAAAATAAAACACTGGCAGCTTTTCTTAAACCTTTTCCATGGCTTGTTCTTTGTGTTGTCCTGGGGGTTGGTGCCAATTTCAGCAGTATTTATACAACGTATCAATATGGAAAATATTCAATCCGTGGCCCTACAGAACTGTCTTCTGAAAAAGCAAACAGAACTTCAGGACTTGACAAGGATTATGCTACACAATACAGCTACAGCCCTGCTGAAACTTTTAACCTGATGATCCCTAATTTCATGGGGGGCAGTTCAGGTGGTGAATTAAAGGAATCATCCCACACCTATAAATTTCTTAAATCGAATTACGGAAATCCTACTGCCCGCAATTTTATCAAAGCCGTACCCTTATACTGGGGTGATCAGATTCAGACTGCCGGACCGGTTTATATAGGAGCGGTTATTGTTTTCCTGTTTATCCTTGGTTTATTCCTTGTTCGTGGTCCTGCAAGATGGTGGCTGGGCATCGTTACCGTTTTTGCCATCTTCCTTGCATGGGGAGATCATTTCAAAGCTTTCAATTTTTTCATGCTCGATTATTTCCCGGGTTACAACAAGTTCAGAACAGTATCCATGACCCTGACAATGGTTGAATTCACAATGCCCTTCATGGCTGTCCTTGTCCTCAGGGAAATCATATTTGGTGATATTCCGAAAAAAGATTTCATGCGCGGACTTAAGTATTCATTTTTTGGCCTGGGCGGATTGATTGTATTCCTTATTCTCATCGCCGGATCATTCAATATGAGCACGCCCTATGATTCACAGCGACTGCAGGGGATACAGGGGCTGATAGATGCAATCGAAATGGACCGCCTTTCCATACTCCGTGCCGACGCAGTTCGCTCACTTTTGCTCATCAGTCTTGCAGCTGCACTTGTATATTATACCTGGCTTAAAAAGCTTAAGTTTAATATGGTCATCGTCCTTCTTTCGCTTTTGATCCTGGTTGACTTGTGGCCTGTGGATAAGAGGTATCTTAACAGCAGTAATTTCATGACAGTTAAGGAGGATAAAAATGTATTCAAACCGACTACTGCCGACCTTGTCATTCTAAACGATAAAGATCCGGACTTCAGGGTGTTGAATGTTTCTCTGAGCCCCTTGCAGGACGCGACAACCTCCTATTATCATAAATCCATTGGCGGTTATCACGGAGCCAAAATGAGAAGATTCCAGGAATTATATGATAATAATATTCAGAAAGAGATACTGTCTCTTTATAATACGCTTCAACAGAAGAGCCTGACGATGGCATCCATCGACAGTACTCTTGCGGGGGCCAATGCGCTCAATATTCTGAATACCCGGTACATTATTGTTAATCCTGATGCACCTCCGCTGGTTAATAAATCAAAGCTCGGAAACGCATGGTTTGTTGATGAACTCAGAGTTGTAGCGAATGCCGATGAGGAAATCAAATCAATTTTAGAAATTAATCCTGCCCGCCAGGCTGTGGTTGACAAACGTTTCAGCAATTTCGTTGAAGGGTTCAAACCTGAAAAAGATTCATCAGCCAGTATCAAACTGGTTGAATACAAGCCTAATTATCTTAAGTACTCTTCAACATCACAAAAAGAACAACTTGCTGTTTTCTCCGAAGTATTCTATGATAAAGGATGGCAGGCTTATATTGATAATAAACCGTCTCCTCATTTCAGGGCTGATTATTTGCTCAGGGCTATGCGGATTCCGGCCGGCAGTCATATAATTGAATTCCGGTTTCATCCGGCAAGCTATTATGTGGGCGAGAAAATTTCGCTTGCCTCATCGCTGATCCTCATTTTATTGCTTATAGGAACAGCCTGGTTTGAATACAAAAAGAAGAAAACCGATCAATAG